The following DNA comes from Excalfactoria chinensis isolate bCotChi1 chromosome 5, bCotChi1.hap2, whole genome shotgun sequence.
TTActtgaattaaattaaaaaaatgtatttccacaTTACACTTCTTTTGCCTCTGAATCAGTcctaacagaaggaaaagcataaCTTTCCCATCCCTTTGAAACTGCAATATAGTAGTCTGTGGGCCCTGACAATACACTGCAGAGTGGAATGAGAGTCTTGGAGAGACTTTGCTGTCAGACAGCACTCCCTAACTCTTTGCATTACCCTCCGTGGCTTCCAGCTTCCAAACAGCATCTAGAACAACCTTCAGAGTTTCTGGACATGCATCTTGACAGTAGAAAATCCAAAAGGTGTTCTTGCCCAGTGAACACTGGCACTGCTTATGAAGTCTGAACAGAGCGCTCCTGTCTAACGAGGTTGGCTGAGCAGTCCTGCTTTAGCTGCCAGAGCTTCGTTCTGCTGAATGTGATACTCCTGAAATCTCATGGAGATCCTCTGTGTCATTTTCAAATACTTCTGTAGGcaatgttctgagcaagttatctgcaggaagaagaaaacagcttcatAGAGtgatgaaaaacacagcagaaccCTAAGTGCAATAGTCAGGTTTGTAAGATTGTTTGATTCCATCTCATGCTCTCTGTTAGGTTTACAGCTCAGGGTTTAATTGTTCACAGTCTCTTTGTGCAGTAGAAAATGGGAAGCTTAAGTTTTTGAGGAATGCTTGAAATGTCTTTTAATTTCACTCTCATGAAAAGGTCTTTGTTGGAAACACCTTAGAGCCAGGAGATATTAACGCTTCATCCTTGGACTGCTCTTGTGAAATGAAGTGCGCAAAAGTatttactgcaaaataaaatccaaaattgagaaagggatttttttgtcccccttcttttcttctgaatccAGGTTTGCAAACACCTATTTTTGAAGCCAAACCTGCTCCGCTGTGTGTTAGCTCAGGTTAATCTTTTTTTTGACCTTGTTCCTATTAGCTCTAGCAGTCATCTTGCACTAACCTGGTTCACCTTCATAGAACAGCCCCAAACAGCTTGCTGGACAGGGGCACAAACACCCCTATTCCTATTCCACAgtgctgttgtgtttgaaaGTGAGGGCATTTTATttataggttttttttctttctttcaataaTTGTAAAGGAAAAAGCCATGGGATCTATTTCTGAGTTACAGTTCGACCAGTCAGATATTTTGGTTCCAAACCTTTCAATCATTGTAGAAGTCATCATGCTtagatagaaaagaaagatgagcGCTTTGCATGATGACCAGAAAACCAGGAACTGCTTTGATTCTGCTCAGTATAAAGGGATGCGGAAAGCAGGCTGGAAAGCACAAAGAACCTGCAGCTGTACACTCTCTCCATTCcactttctctttctccttccctgacCTGGCATCAGTTACAGTAAAACCTGTTAAGCAGGAGTTAAGTCTGACCAGGAAACAAATGCTGTTCAATTCTAGAAGCACCCCGAGCCACATCTCCCAGAGGGTGTGGTGTTTGTGATACCCTGCCTGGGGAAGTCTAGACTTGCAGTGCAGAGTGCTGTATGGaaggagggcagcagctgcttgtaCAAATGCAGCATCTTCAAGGAGATCCAGGGAGGTGTTTGGCTTAATTATTAAGGAGCTACAACTTTAAATAGGAAATTATGATCAGAGCAGACCAGTCATCCATCTAGACCAGTATTCCATATCCACAAGGGCCACAACCAGATGCTTTAGAAAAGCATCTTGTATAGCTCAGGCAGCTAAAAAGGAGCTGGTGAAAGGCAATGGCAAGACTTTACTCAGAGCAGTTCTGACCACCTGCAGTCGAGAAAATTTCCAGTAAAGCAAATGCAGGAAATATCATGGGAACAAAGAATCTGTCTTGGGAAGCCAGGAGAGCTTGGTTTAATGCAGCGAAACAAAAGCTGAGCGGAGAGATGATTTCTGCCTGCACTGAGGGGCAGCTGTTAAACTCAAAGGAGGCAGAAAATGCTCCAACACAATGGCTGGTTTCAGTCTTTGTGTGTGGTTTAGTtgggttttggctttttttctttcctttctggtaACAGGAAAGCTAGAGTTAAGCAAAGCTATTAAGTCTTCTAACCAACGTAATTATACCACTCTGAAGCAGCCACCCAACAAGTCATGAAAGACAAGGAAAATGTAACTCATCTGAtccagagccttttcttttgGCAGATGAGTACGTGATGGAGCTCCCCGTACTGCAGGCAACTGGACTGAACAGCCAGAGCTGTGGGGGCAAGTGTTTCCACCAGCACACCTCTTGTCTCACCTGGAAGCTGTGTGCCAGAACACCTCCACTCCTCCACTGACAGCTAAGGAGCCTTCCAGCTAACTGAAAGATCCAGACTTTCCAAATTGCTTCTGAAGTTCGAGTATTAAACAGAAATTCTACCAAAGGGTAATTAAAAGCATAGGAAACATTTACATACCTCTTCTGGTTTAACTTCTCTGGTGGTGAAGTCCCTTATACAGTCCATGAAGCAGCTTTCTGTAATTTTATTGTATGTTCCAAGGAACTCCTTGAACTGCAGTAAAAATTGAAAACACcatcagcattaaaaaaatacaatctctgttgttttcttacATGCAGCTCCATGAGCTGTTTGGGGATGGTAACGTTCCAATGACAGCTCACCAGGAAAACTTACTGCCCATCAACAGGTTGAGCATAAAATGCTGTTAGTGCTTCAGTAGATCCAGTACTGTATGGGATATGTGAAAGTGTTGCTTGATAGAGAACTAATCTCATCCCAGAGGACAATATCGagagcttttccttctgctccatgCACTGTACATTTTACTCTATGTGACAAAGTAATACGTATTCAAATGCACCACTGCCAAACACAGCACTCACCTGCTTGATCTGATCAGTTTCTGATATCTGTCCAGCCATATTCTGCTCCCTGTGGTTCTGTCACCTGTTCTGAAGATAAAAGTTGAGTTCTACACATACGCACAGACCACAACGTTTTTGAAGAGAACCAAGCTGAACGTGTTCCTTAAGGTTACTTAAACGCAATGGTGCCAGCAAGCTTTCAAGCCACCCACTCAAGTTATCTGACACGTATTCAGCTAGAAGAGCATCCCAGATAGTTCCAGATACTGAGTTCTTTCCAGATCTACCTGCTAACTGCTGTCCTTTAAACACTTCATAAGCATTTGGAACAGTTGAAATGACTATatggaaaggcagagaaaggtGTGGAATTTTTATAAAGGCTTTCAAATGCATGAAGTAAAACTGGAGTGGAGGAGAAGCAAGCGGTAACATTATCTAGCCTTTTAATTCAGTGCCTTTAGCTGTCATTTGGAAAAAGAACAGTAAGGCAAAAAAGATATGAAACAGTGCCAACTTTGAATGAACCAGCACGGATCAGAAATGGATGAATGGATTCAATGCATTCTCACCAAACACTTAAACTAGAGTCAGTGTTCTGGTCATTGAATATagcaaatgaaatgcaagaaaaggaaacagaatgagGGCAGCcttaaagtaagaaaaacataaatgaaaaggGATAAATGAGCAGCCAGGAATCCAAGAATTTAAGCATCCTTAAGGATGGCTCACATTCCTCATCTAACACCATGAACAAGTTCAGGCTTGAGAATACACCTCTAGGCAGCCTTCAAGCGTAATGAAAGCACGCCTTCCTTTCCCATGCCTGACGAATTACCCAAGGCCCATCACCCCTGGTAATGCCAGTTAATGTTCCACCTCGAAGAGAAGATAATCCTTCCGTTTTATTCACATGAACGCATGGAAGAAAAGTCAGTGCCAAACTATAATCCCTTTGTGAGGAAACCTCGTTCAGCCCTTTAGTGAGCACAGCTGCTCATTATTctgaacaagaacaaaaaggagTTACTTCgacaagaaaatgaagcaactAAAGTAGCACTCCGGAGCTCCTGCAAGCATGCAGccaccctcctcctccctgcagtgGAGCAATGGTAAATATCTGCCTCTTGAAGATACACTTTATTGCTACACAGGAAGAACACAGCCATAGAATTCAGGGATTGAAGATAAGGAGCACATGTGGTTGAAGATATCCATCCCTGTGACCAGGAATGCCTCATGAGTCAATAGATCGCTCTCTTTTAAAGAGAGCCTAAGAAATACAGAGCAGCAAAGCATTGCTGAGGCAAATGGAACCTCTCACTCGGTTTAAGAGAGGTGGACATAGTTGGCATCTGGGAGAACAACAGCTGAAATGGACGGCACTTCTACTCTCCCATTTCTGTCTGTTCCAAGAGAGAACAAACCAACAGAACGCTGTCAGTCCACTTGAAGTTGATGATTAAACAGACAGCAAAGACTTTTGTCCTCTTCAGCTTCAGACCCTCCCAGTGCCTTCCTCACACTCCGTATTGCTTCGCTGTGTTTGCTTACAACCAACCTGAAATGTGCCACTTCTGTCACTTGTTTGCCAAGCTGGATATTACGCTtaactgagctgcagccccacagagctTGTACGCTTACACTTGGGAAGCAGCTCTGACTTCAAACAACCCGATGGCACCATCTCATTTTACACGTTCGAAGCTCCAGCCCCTCTGCAAGTATTTTGTATTCACCACAGGCAGTGAAACTACACGGCTTTAGTGCATGTCTTGGTGCATGGTCAGGGATCGTTGCTGACTGCAACTCGGAGGGCAGCCATACGGTTATAGACCGTTCCCTCGCTGCCCCCTGGCGGCgtagcagtgcagtgcagtaGGCGGTGAGGAGCGCGGCCTTACGGGCCCTCCAGGACTGCCGGCACGGGAAGGCCTTCCCAAGCGCCAGCACGGCGCTCCTCCACGCGCGGCCTGCTGCTTCAGCCACACCAGGCCTGCCTGATGCCTGCTGTCCCGTAAAGCTCCTCACTCCCACATCCCTCAGCTTTCAAGGGCACCTTCCGCTCCCTGCCCGCGCAGCCCCACGCCGCAGCCCTTCCCGGCCGCTGAGGATCGCGGCTCCTCACGGCTCCCTCCTCCCCGCGGCTCCCCCCGCCCGCACTCACCGCACCGCCACGAGCCCGAGCCACGCGGGGGAAAGGAAAGACTCTCCTATCGGCCCGCCGATTCGACGCGAAGCCTCACCCGCTCTTCGCAACGAATCAGCGAGCGCGCGCTTAGCGATAGCTTTACCTCGGTGAGCCCCGGCGCGACGCGAGAGGAAGTGCGTCAGAAGGGCGCGCCGCAGGGAGAGCGGGCGCTGTTGCCATGGCGGCGGTGGCAACCGGCCTTTCCTCACACGGCCCTTAGGATTCGCCTTTAAAACACCGCCCAGCGCCTCCCCGCTATGAACTCTTCATGGAAGcggagagcagctccagcagcagccggGACTCGCTGGTCAGCCTGACGGCCGGCGATGTGCTCATTCGCTCCACCAGCGTCCACGGGGtgaaagcagcaggagggggCGGCGGTGGGAATGGCGGTGCCGCTCCTGTAACGAAGCTCCGTCAGGCGGTTCCTTCCCCGCAGGCCGCCGGTGCCGCTTTGGGCCGAGGCGGGACCCCGTGCGTGGCTCCGGCCGTGCCTTCAAACAGGGATCCGAGCTGTAAAGTCGATGTAACGACCTGCAGCGCCGCACCAGGTATTTATTCGTTCCATGTTATTTGCTTTTAGGTAAGGTTGCTGCCTGTTACAGAGCGTTGTTTCCTatggctgtgtttgttttctcagagcTCTGTAGCTACAGCCTGTGGTCGGTTcagagctcctccagcagcccccagccctcgCTGTAGATTCCTAGTGCTTAAAAAGCATAGAATCGCAGGATGTTCGGAGCTGAAAGAAACCCACAGAGATCATTGAGCCAAGCTGtcagctccacacagcaccgCACAGACCCAGTGTCTGAGAACAGCATCCCAATACTCCTTGggctctggcagctcagggcagcgCCCATTGCCCTGGGCAGGCTGACCCATACACACGATGCTCTGCCTTTCCCTGACCCCCTCCcatgatgcagctccatgccattcaCTGAGACCCCATTGCCGTCtccagagagagagaagatATAGTTATCAAATCAGTAAAATCACAACCGTCTGCATGAAAACGACCCCTGGTAGCATTAAGTAAACCGTTTCCATTTGATAAGGTTCAGGTAGGTGACTGCAGTCATTTGTGTGATGGGACTTATTATATTTATATCTCCACAAGGCAGAGAACAGACTGAGATTTGGGTTAATTAAGGGATAGGAACAATACATTCAAGATCatttggtcacaacaaccctacgggcttggggaagtgtggctggaaagctcccagactgAAAGGGAGCagtgtgagccagcagtgtgcccaggtggccaagaaggccaatggcatcctggcttgtatcaggaatggtgtggtgagcaggactaaggaagtcatcctgcccctgtactcagcattggtgaggcctcacctcgagtactgtgtccagttttgggcacctcagcacaagaaagatatggaggtactggagcaggtccagagaagggcaatgaggctcgtgaagggcttggagaatcagccctatgaggagagactaaggaagctggggctgtttagtctgaggaagaggaggctgaggggagaccttattgctgtcttccagtacctgaaaggttcttacagtgagagtggggcaggtctcttctcactagtgacaagtgacaggacgaggggaaatggcctcaagttgcgccagggcaagttcaggttggatattagaaagaacttctttacagaaagggtggttaggtactggaatgggctccccagggaggtggttgaatcgccatccctggatgtgtttaagagccatttggatgtggtactcagggatatgatttagcagaggtttgttgttgttttttagagataggctactggttgggctgcggttggacttgatgatcttcaaggtcttttccaacctgagtaattctatgattctattaataCTCCTTGggctctggcagctcagggcagcgCCCATTGCCCTGGGCAGGCTGACCCATACACACACCCATACACACGATGCTCTGCCTTTCCCTGACCCCCTCCCTTGATCCTCCcatgatgcagctccatgccgttcaCTCAGACCCTGTTGCCGTCTCCAGAGAGAGAAGATATAGTTACCAAATCAGTAAAATCACAACCGTCTGCATGAAAACGACCCCTGGTAGCATTAAGTAATTGATAAGGTTCAGGCAGGTGACTGCAGTCATTTGTGTGATGAGACTTATTATATTTATATCTCCACAAGGCAGAGAACAGACTGAGATTTGGGTTAATTAAGGGATAGGAACAATACATTCGAGATCATTTTAACCACAgtaaaattgcttttattttcaggactCCGGTGTACTAAGGGTCACCTGGAACATTTGCTTTTAGTGGAAGATCCTGTGGAGGCCATGTTTGTACCACAAATGGTAAGAAAGTCACTGTTGCTTCCCACAGCCCTGAGCAAAGAGATCagcattttcctctgaaagCTGCAGCTTCTGGAGTAGCACAGCAGATCctgagctctgcttctgcaCAATAAGTTCCCAGTTGCTGCTAATGTGATATTCATGCTGAAAGTGTTTGGAGGGGGTTTATTGACTGTACTGCTGCCTGTTGCATAGTTAATACCCAGGTATGTTCTTAAGCTTTAGTggaatttctctttttcaaaagctgttttcatttcttaatattCATTGGAAAAACCTTAAATTTcgtgttgtgtttttttttcctgttcacaTCGTAGCTATTGAAATGGGCATTGGTTTATATAGAACTATTTAATACTTGtgattaaaatgtttattttcctttgatttgtGTACTGTGTCTTCCATACAATGGAGACTTGCCTACAGGGCATCTGTTCTCTGATGAGAGTTATGTTACTGTCCCTGGAATGTTATTGAGTGCAAAGTCCTTATGGCTCTGTGGTAGTGGGAAGCCTTAATGTATTTTGTTCAGTGTGTTCAGTGACTGTGTGTTACTGCGTTATGGAGTTGCTTACACTTGTGTAGTCAGCAGTTCTGTCTCCTTGTAAAAGTTTGGCCATTGATACTGCAGGCTTTGATGCGTGTTTTTGTGCTCTTCTTGTTATTGAAGAATCATCCTAAAGAAGCAGATCATTCACTGCTACCAGAAGATAACAGGAGACCTAAAGGTATTTTGGCTTCTTCTGTAACtgggggaggcagcagctgtcTGGTTTATCAGCACATGTGGCTTAATAGCAGCAATGAAATAGTGAACCCATCACATCTTGGCTCGGTTTCACACAACCTTTATAGTTGTTTTTCAGTTACATTAATTTCAAGTGGAAATTTGCAGGGTCCCATTGAATGCATTGTCTGAGCTCAAGTTACCATTTATATGACAATCTTTTTTCAAATTCTAATAGGATAAGGTGACGTCGTTGTCATTTACAGAACATACCAACATTGCTTTTATTAATACCAGCATTCAATACTATATAAACTGTGTTAAATGAAGCCTAGTGTCTACCTGTTGGTTCAGTAACTCTTTGTTCTGCTTCTAAAATAGGTGCTTTGTATTAGTTAACCTGACAAAATATGGTTTATGCTTCTCCACGCAGatgatgttttaatttctcGGTATCCTGCTGGCCAGAAGGAGGCTTTGAGAGCAGTATTAAAGCAAAAGTAAGTCTGTGTTGTTGTGCCATTCTGTTTTTATGTTAATAGTTGGTACTTCCTCAGTTTCTGCcaaaacaggaggggagtcagctttttgaaagggtagataacagcaggacaaggggaatggttttgtggtgaaggagggaagatttaggttgggtatcagggggaagttcctTATTatgagagcggtgaggtgctggaatagctgcccagagaggttgtgggtgccccgtCCATccatgttcaaggccaggttggatggggccctgggcagcctgggctgtggcggttggtggccctgcctgcagcagggggttggagctttgtgatcattgaggtcccttccaacccaagccattctgtgatgattctatgattcaatcaACGCataatctgtttttaaagacCAGTAAGGGTATATGCTGTTCATCTATGGGCTGGAAATCTTCAAGATCAAAAATTATATAGTAGAGCTTTGCTACTAGCATGCTATACTTTGCAAAATGCAACCTGTTAAACATATTCTTTGCTATGGTCATAGAAATACCACACAGAAATGCCTTTTTATATTGAAACTGTgacaaagaatcatagaatagcttgggttggaagggccctcaaTGATCATCTGTTTCCAACCCCCCTTCTGTGGGTATAAGCCTGAGAAGTCTCTATTGTCATACCAAAATATGGGAATAATATTATTTCATGGGTACCAAGAGCTTGAAGGAgtaatttatataaataaatgatgatTCCAATGTTAAATGTGAGAAAAGATCTGTCTGGAGTGGATTTTAAGAAAGCAGTGTTATTTACAGGACCTTGTTTATTTCTCCAGAACTCGAAGTGCTCCTGTCTTTAAGGAGGTGAAGGTACAGCTGTTAGGAAATGCCTCcccagaaagaaaggaaagtgtTGGTCAAGACCCCAGATCAACACACAGGGAAGCTGATTCTGCATCAACCATTGCAGCAGCAactgctgctgccattgctACCACTGCTCCTCTTCTTAAAGTGAGTCCGTAGCTTGTGGTAATGGTAGTTCTTTGCCCACTGTGAAGCAGTAAATCTAAGCACACTTGAAGTGGTTGGCGGTAGAACCAAAGTGAACTGAATATCTGCTAactgttttctgtgctggtgaTCTCAGACATGCTGACCATTGTAGCGGAGAGAACTGCTTAGGATTTGACTAAATGGGATGTGGCTGCATATGGATGGAGACCATTCAATTTATATCTCAGAAGAATTTCAGAGTACTGCTAAGCCACCAACATTAAAACTAATCACtactttgtttctcttttgggAAGCAAATCACTCCGTGATGATGGGGAGGTGTTGTGTTCTTCATACTTGCACCTCTTTTGCCATGAggttctcttccttttttctcttagGTACAAAATGATTTGCAAGCCAAAGTTAACTCAGTTTCAACATTACTTCATAAGCTACAGGAGACTGATAGGCAACTGCAGCGTGTTGCTGAACAGCAAACAAAGACAAAGACTCAACATGAGAAGCCCCACTGTCATGAAAGAGTCAGTgagcttgaaaaacaaatgaatgctTTTATGCTGCAAAGGATTCACCACTTGGAAAAGCTTCAGGAGCATCAAATGAATATTCAGGTATCTATGTAAGGAGGCAAAGCTTTTGTGTAGACATTTCTTCTGTATCTCAGTGTTAGTGTTATCATcacttgctttttaaaacctAAATTATAACTTAGTTTTGGGAATTTGGGGATTATTCCCGttgttatctttctttttttcatcctctCAAAAATCATGTCAAAATCTGATTCATATGATTGCATGGCAAGTATTCACATTCAGAGTTTAACATAGGAAATGAATGGAAGTATCAGCAATTCATTGTCATTTCTCTCCTAGTCTCATTtcatcagctctgctgccaaCATGGGTAGCCTGCAGCAGACTCACATGCCTTCTTCCAGTCTCGTGACAAAACAAGCTGAGGAGACAGAACAGCAGTTGCTTAATAATGGAATATCATCATCTCAGAAGAATTTTTATCCTTCCAGTGGTCTGCCTACCCAAGGTGAAGAAAACTTATTAGtatctctttctttcagtgttagTTTTGCATTggtttttgatttatttatactGAATTGTATAGCACGTCAGCAACGAGAAGTAAATGTTACTTCTgtaaaattgatttatttttttttactgtgtgaCATAGATTAGTTAAAATTAGAGTTTGGCACTTAATAACAGCATAGTCTGCATCTAATTAATTCCATCTGGGGAGGCAGAGACATCATTGAATGAACTTAATGATacttgtgacttttttttcctgccttagGTGGTGGGAGACATCTTGAGCATATTCTGAATCCTCAAGTAGCTCCACGGGGCCAAATGGAGTCTTCTGAGAAGGCATTAATCAATGATAAAATGAGCTGGCATTCCCAGATAGAAAGGTAAACAAATGCACATATCCAAAATTGaggatgtgttttttgtttcttaacttTAATGAAGTTGAGGAAGATGTATGAGGCAGTGGTGGTGTGAAAGAATCATTGGCTTGGTTCTTGACTCTGGTAAAGCTATTGTTGAAGTAAAACACCAGAGCACAAGTATTTGTATGAAGCTTCTGTGTTTTGTCATAATACATACTGAAGGTAGATGAAAGCTGGCTGGTAAGGGCAATTTGTAACACCATTCTCAAAGGTCAGTGGGTATCACTTGGAGTGcttctttgtcttctaaatGTAATTCCTCTTTTGCTGTGGCTTAAGGAGTAGCATAAGAAAACCAGCTGTGAAGGCACTGTATTAAAATGGAATCTCATTGACAAGAGAATTCCAGGTTGTCTACTTATGGGAGCTATATGAGAACACTTGGTTAGGAGGGATCAGCATCAGTTTCTAAGCTTTGGATTAAGCTAAGTTTCTAGGCAATGCAGTCTGAAACGTGTTCACCCTCGGGCAATAATTTGACGTAGTTTCACTAATACATGAGAAACGGCTGCAGAAAGAGtcttatttatgaaaatatgaaCTGCTTTAGACTGAAGggtttttaaagttaaaatgctgctctgctagaTCATCatatagtatcatagtatcgtgtgagttggaagggaccttagagatctgAATTTTAAATGTAGTTTCACTGTTGCAAATACAAGGATGCGACTCAAAGTGCTGAGTGATAAACAGAGAAATCTCAGTAAGCTGTCTATAACCTTAGGTGAAAAAGCAAATTCTATTCTGCATAAAGGCTTGATATTCCTGCATTTTAAATCCACGCTCAGTGTGGAAGTCAGTGACTTCTTTTGGGCCACACAAATAGCTGTGAAACTTATAATAGAGGGTATTTCTCCCATCAGGCCTACTGCTTTGCAAACAGACTCATGCCCTGCTTATGAAAACTCCTCCCAAAATTGCAATTCTGTTGAGAAAACGGTGAAAAAAGCAGATGATTTACTCCAAGTTCTTGGCCAGTTGAGAAAAGAGATGCACGACGTGCTACAGGTAAAGTTCTTATTGCCAAAATGACTGGAGTTTCAGGAAGAGGGTTAAAAAGTGCTGAGAACTTACATGTCTTATCagtaaaaacatttcccttGCTTCTACCTTTGTAAGAACATTGATAGTTTACAATGATGTGAAATATGGAagggtttttttggtgtgtgtgtgtggaaggaATTTGACTAGACTGTTGAGGCTCTTACTGCACTTCTACTGTAGgtaaaacataataaataagaatgttttcttcatttatttaatcaCTTGTTTTAAGGTATTACGATATTTTGGGGGCTTGTTTTCTGCTGGCTCTGTCCCTGTGATATTAGAGCTATAGAGCTCTAACAGAGCTTGTGAAACATTTCCTCTTGGGAAAGAATAGTGTTCTACTTAAGTACATTCAGCTTCAGGGGTGTCTTAAGatatttcctttcctgtaaGTAACGTTTCGTAGATTTTTGTACCATATTAGTGGATTGCACATTTAAGTTTTCTTATTAGTAAGAGAACAGATGCGATGTACTGCATTTACAGTACAAACATTAGCATATTACTCTTGCTAAAAGCAGATATTGAGTAATGTATCCTACCTAGCACAGGCAAAATGGAATGAGATGGAGAGAAGGAATAATGGGTAAGGAGTTGACATAAATGGTCTCGGCTACCTTccttcttaaagaaaaagaaaactcagtaaTTAGCCTAAGATGGTTAATTCAGCAGATGTGGAGTTAACTGGGTACTTCACTGAAGGCTTTTTATCATTGCTTGAGAACTTTGTAAAGTGAGAGAATAAGTGCTTGGGCTGAATGACCACCAGATCACCTCAAACATCCAAAAGCTCTGAAGAGACTGAGGCAAGTGGAGATGGAACAGAAGGTGGTGCTCTAACCTAAAAGCAGTACACAGTGAGGTTTAACAGTTCACAAAGAACTGTTCGTGTCTATTTAAATTCATCACATATCCACTCCAGACTTTACCTTGACAGATTTCTGTCTTTAGATAAGTTTCAACAGCTTTTCTTCCCTATTTTTTAGGAAGCAAATTCATGGAAATCAGACATGAATGATCTCATTAAGGTATACTTTGAAATGTGcttatttattacttttaaatagtgaagtactgaaatgttttgaattcCTTTGCAATGAGGTAACACTATGGTAACTACTGCATATCTGTTTGCCTgggaaataatttgtttttatgcaTAGATTACGTTATTCAAAGTAAAATGGAACTTGTTCAT
Coding sequences within:
- the TIMM9 gene encoding mitochondrial import inner membrane translocase subunit Tim9; its protein translation is MAGQISETDQIKQFKEFLGTYNKITESCFMDCIRDFTTREVKPEEITCSEHCLQKYLKMTQRISMRFQEYHIQQNEALAAKAGLLSQPR